From Chiloscyllium plagiosum isolate BGI_BamShark_2017 unplaced genomic scaffold, ASM401019v2 scaf_6901, whole genome shotgun sequence, one genomic window encodes:
- the LOC122547515 gene encoding chitinase domain-containing protein 1-like, protein MNLSSRELVHVIRHLANALWEAKLKIVLVIPPAISAGTNQPGMFGKQDFEQLAPVVDAFSLMTYDFSNQHRPGPNSPIPWIQACVQTLDPDAVWRSKILLGLNFYGMDYGILGGTAEPIVGHR, encoded by the exons ATGAATTTGTCTTCCAGGGAACTCGTCCACGTGATCCGCCACTTGGCCAATGCCTTGTGGGAAGCCAAGCTGAAAATTGTGCTGGTGATCCCCCCAGCCATCTCTGCAGG GACCAACCAGCCAGGAATGTTTGGGAAGCAGGATTTTGAGCAGCTGGCCCCCGTGGTGGACGCTTTCAGCCTCATGACGTACGACTTTTCGAATCAGCATCG ACCCGGTCCCAACTCTCCAATCCCCTGGATACAAGCCTGCGTTCAGACGTTGGACCCAGATGCAGTTTGGAGAAGTAAGATTCTCTTGGGGCTGAATTTCTACGGGATGGACTATGGTATCCTTGGAGGGACAGCAGAGCCCATTGTCGGGCACAGGTAG